The following nucleotide sequence is from Salinispirillum sp. LH 10-3-1.
TGATATTCGGCGTGCCCTGAAGGCAGCGATCGCCGATGGACAGTGCGATGTTTTGATCGTCGGCCGCGGTGGCGGCTCCCTAGAAGATCTATGGTGTTTCAATGATGAGGCTTTGGCGCGCGACATTGCCGCCAGTCCACTCCCCATTATAAGTGCGGTGGGGCACGAAACCGACTTTACCATTGCCGACTTCGTGGCCGACTTACGTGCTCCGACCCCCTCGGCGGCGGCGGAACTGGCCTCTGCCGACCACAGTCAACGCGCCAGTAGATTACACCAACTGGCCCGTCAGCTGACCCACAACCTACAGCGCCAGCTCAATCAGCATCGCCAAGCCCTGCATTTTCTGCAGCAACGGCTGCGTCACCCAGCGGATCGTATTCGCGAGCAACAGCAACGCCTAGACGACCTCAGCGCGCGCCTAGAGCGCAGCATGACGCAAACACTGGAGCGACCCGCTCTTCGCCTAGAGGTTTTCCAGCAGCGCTTGCAGCGCAGTGCTCCCTCCGTTCGCCTCCAAGAACAACGCCGCCAACTTAACCAATGGCAACAGCGCTTACACAGTAGCGTACGAGCCAATCTGCATCAATGGCGTCAATCCATTGCCAAAACGGCCCACAACCTACACACCGCGAGCCCCATGGCCACGTTGCACCGCGGCTATGGCATTCTGCTCACGGATGATGCCAAAGTGGTGCGTTCAGTGACGCAAGTGCAGATAGGGCAGCAGATAAGCCACCGTTTAGCGGATGGAACAATCGTCAGTGAAGTGAAGCGGATTAATGAACAGGAAACCCCCTCTGACGCTTGATTCAGAGGGGGTCGCGGTTAGTGCTTGCAGCGGTTACTTTTTCTTACTGCGCGGGCCAGCTTTAGCCTTCGCACTGCCACGATGAGCGGGCCCCACCTTGGTCTTTTTTACGCGCCCTGTCGTGGGAGGCGCGTAAGGGTTTTCCCCACTACGGAACTCGAAACGAATCGGCGTACCGCGCAAATCCAATACACTGCGAAAACTGTTTTCCAGATAACGCTGATAGCTACCCGGCAGCTTTTCTACCTGATTACCGTGAATCACAATCACCGGGGGATTGCGGCCACCCAAGTGAGCATAGCGTAACTTGATGCGCCGGCCGTTTACCAACGGAGGCTGGTGCTCTTGCACCAGGCCCTGCATGATTTCCGTGAGGTAATTGGTTGGCCACTGCTTAGTTGCGGAGTCATAAGCCTTTTGTACCGATGCGAATAAGTGGCCGACATTAGTGCCGTGCTTAGCGGATATAAAATGCAAATCTGCCCAGCTCATAAAGTCTAGTCGGCGGTCGATGTCCTTCTTCACCTGCGCTTTTTCGTCGTGCGTCATACCATCCCATTTGTTGACCGCCAATAGGACCGAACGCCCCGCTTGCAGCACAAAGTGCAGCATGTGCAAATCTTGTTCAACCACACTGTCACGCGCATCCAACACCACGATAACCACGTTAGCTTGCTGAATCGCTTGCAGCGTCTTGATGATGGAGAACTTTTCGACCGCTTCCTTGATGTTCTTGCGGCGCCGTACTCCCGCCGTATCAATCAGCGTGTATTCCGTCCCCTCGCGCTCGAACGGAATGAAGATGCTATCCATGGTGGTGCCCGGCTGATCGAAAACAACCACACGCTCCTCACCGAGCATTCTATTCACCAAGGTAGACTTGCCGACATTTGGCCGACCGACAATAGCGAGACGGATACCCGTACCCTGCACCAAGTCGGGATCAACTACTTCGGCATCCGGAAAGCGCTCCATGGCTTCGGTGATCAAACTGGTCACACCACGGTTATGGGCCGCTGCAATGGGGTAAGGCTCACCCAGTCCCATTTCGTAGAAATCACCCAGCACCGTATCTTCGTTCAAACCATCGACTTTATTGACCACTAACTGGGTCAGCTTACCGGCACTGCGCAAATGCTTCGCCAGCATCAAATCACTGGCGGTAACACCCTCGCGCGCATCAACAATAAAGAACACCAGATCGGCTTCTTCAATGGCGGCATACGACTGCTCGGCCATTTCAACGTCTAAGCCCATCTCATAGCCGCTAACACCACCGGTATCGACCACAATAAAGGGGATGTCGCCCACCTTACCCTCGCCGTACTTGCGGTCACGCGTCAGCCCTGGCCAATCGGCCACCAAAGCATCACGCGAGCGCGTCAAGCAGTTAAATACCGTGGATTTGCCCACATTGGGGCGCCCTACTAATGCAATTACCGGCGTCAAGCGGTCTTACTCCTATTGTGCCCTGATGGTGCCGCCCAAAAGGAGGCCCTGCATCGATTGCACATAAAAATGGTCGGCATCGGCTATTGCCGGTACCGTAAAGCGCTGATGACCAGCGAAATTCAAACGACCCACGGGCTCGCCCGTTCGGGTAGAAAAACCGTACACATAACCACGGCGATCCGTCACTATCACCGTATCACCTTGCACCGCCAAGGACGTAATTGGGCGCCCAGTTACGGCCTGTTGTTGCCAACGAATCGCCTTTGTATTGAGATCATAGGCAAAAATCTCACCCGTGCGATTAGCCACAAATAATGAACGACCATCGGTCGCCAAGCTCGCACTGACCGACTGCGTCGTTTCCCAGCGGATCTCGCCACTGTTTGGCATAATCTCTACGAGGCGTCCTTCGTAGGCCGCGATGTAAATACGGTCGTTAACCAACAACGGAGTAACGTCTACATCAACAAGTCGCTGCAAGTCGGTCACGCCGCGTGGATTCGATAGGCGATGCGACCAACGTGGCTCACCGGACAACAGATCGAAAGCCATCACGCGTCCATTGCTAAAACCGGCAATAAGGGCATCTCGATAGAACAAAGGCTGAGCTTGACCATGCAAGGTCAACACCGGCTGCTCACTGTCATAGATCCACACCCAGTTCCGACTGGTGTTGTCCCACAGACGTAGCTTGCCGTCCTGTGCCAAGAAGGCAATTTGATTGCCTGACACCACTAAGGGCGCAATAGCAGTAACACCTAAGGCACTGCGCTGTACTTCCTCACCATTGCTGGCATTCAGGACGACCAAGTCGCCTTTTTGGGACAGAAGATAAAGCCGGTCACGATGCAGCGTGACCCCGGCCTGCCAAGGCTCCAACGAGTGTTTCCACAACACTCGCCCGGTTCCCTTCGACAAGGCAACCACCTCGCCAGTCACATGCGCTGCAAATACGCGCTCGTCATCCTGGGCCGGACGCAAGCGCACGGCACCATCACCAGGCTGCCATCCTTCAGCAATAAAGTGATGCCAGTCGAAACCGACGCGATCAGAGGTAAATTCTGGTGGCGGTGCCGGGTAGCGCGGGTTAATACCTGCGCAACCGACCAATACAACAACCAATACACTGGCTAGAGCACTTTGCATTGCTCTCATGAAGGACAACTCCTGTCAGTACAACGATTAAAGCAAGCCAAAACGTTCGGCTTTTGCTTGCAGCAGTGGTGGGTTCAAACCTTGCTCTTGCGCCAACGTCCAAGCAGTCTCGTAAGCTGCTCGGGCGGCATTACGATCACCCATAGCTTGGTGGATATCACCACGCAACTCGTAGAAGGCCAATTCCTGCGCACCGGCAGCAATGCCATCTAAAGTGGCCAAGGCTGCATCGAATTCACCCTGTGCCACTTGCACGCGCGCGATACGCAGAGTTATGACACGGTCAATGGTAGCATCTCGGCTTTGTTCTAGTGCCCAGCGCAACTTCGTCTCAGCGTCGGCAAAGTCACCATCGTTCACCATGTACTTAGCCTGCAAGAGCGCCGTGTAAGTGGTATAGGTACTGTTACTGTGTGCACTGCTTAAGTTAGCAAACAAGTCATCCAAACGACTGCGCTCGGTTGCCGCCAAGGTATCTTTACCGTCCGTCAGGCGCACGACCTGCTGGTAGATGTCCGACGCCGCAGCATGGTTCTTCGCCTGGTTGTCGTTGTAAAAGAACAGACCAAAATAGCCCACAACGAAGATCAGCACACCGCCGACCAAGGCATTACCCCAACGTGACCACCACTGTTTCAGGGCCTCTATCTGTTCTTGTTCAGTATCGTACACAACTCACTCCTTGCACTCTCATTATATGGATTCTTGTAATGCTTCTTTCATAACCGCAAGCAAAGCATCAGTATCTGACCACGCAATATGAACTTGCGGAGCGTCTTTGCGCAGATTTTTCACCGTGAACACCTGCTTGGCCACTTCGTCGTCGCCAACGATAAAGCCCAAGCGAGCGCCACTTTTGTCTGCTTTTTTCATCTTCGATTTAAAACTGCCATCACCCAGCACCGTCTGCAGGCGCAGATCCGGCACTGCCGAACGCAACCGCTCTGCCAGCTGCAACTTCACCCGTTCCGCATCGTCTCCCATAGCCAGTAAGCAGGCATCCACTGTCTGCGTGACGTCGGCAGGCACTACGTCCAATGCTTCAAGTAGCAGCAACAGGCGTTCAACACCCATACCGAAACCGATGGCTGGAGTAGACTTACCGCCTAACTGTTCAACCAAGCCGTCATAACGTCCACCACCCATCACAGTACCCTGCGAACCCAGTGCCGACGTTACCCATTCAAATACGGTTTTGCCGTAGTAGTCCAGCCCGCGCACCAAGCGTGGATTGATCTCATACGCCACACCCGCAGCATCAAGAAACGCGCAGAGCTGATCAAAATGCGTCCGCGATTCCTCGTCCAAGTAGGCAAAAAATTCAGGCGCGTCATCCAGCACTTGCTGAGTATCTGCGCTTTTGCTGTCCAAAATACGCAAGGGATTGGTGCTCAAACGACGCTGTGAATCTTCGTCGAGGCGCGCCACATGCTGTTGCAGGTACGCCACCAAATCTGCTTTGTAGTTCGCACGGCTCTCCGCCGTACCCAGCGTATTCAACTGTAAGGTCAGGTGTTCTGCAATGCCTAAACGCTGCCAAAGGCGCGCTGACATGATGATAATTTCAGCGTCAATATCCGGCCCTGCCAGCCCGAACACCTCGGCACCAAACTGATGAAACTGACGATAGCGACCTTTCTGCGGACGCTCATAGCGAAACATCGGCCCGGTGTACCACAGCTTTTGAATCTGATTGTGCAGTAAACCGTGCTGCAAAGCGGCACGCACGCAACCGGCCGTCCCTTCGGGTCGCAGAGTAATACTCTCATCGTTGCGATCGTTAAAGGTATACATTTCCTTTTCAACGATATCGGTTACTTCACCGATAGAGCGCCGAAACAAGGCGGTATCTTCCACCAGCGGGGTACGTATTTCACTGTATCCATAACTGGCGTACAGTGCACGCATCTGCGCTTCGGCATACTGCCACAATGGGGAGCGTTCCGGCAAAACATCATTCATGCCACGAATGGCTTGTACTGTCTTCACATTATTTCCCGTTAAACCGATTAAGACCGTGTCTTGGCGATTAAATTGGCGTTGGCAGCATCACGCTCAGCGATCTGTTCGCGAATCATGCGCTCGAACACATCCACCAACTCTTCGTTTTTCAGTTTACTGTGCGGCTCACCGTTCAGATAAATCAGGTTATTGGGCGACCCACCAGTGATACCGATATCCGCCTCTTTGGCCTCACCCGGCCCGTTCACGACACAGCCAATAACAGCCACGTCCAACGGTGTGAGTACATCCTCTAAGCGCTCTTCTAACGCGTTCATGGTACTGATGACATCGAAATTCTGGCGCGAGCAGCTGGGACAGGCGATAAAGTTGATGCCCTTATTGCGCAAGCGCAGGCTTTTTAAAATATCGAAGCCGACTTTAACTTCTTCGACAGGGTCGGCCGCTAACGACACACGCAGCGTATCACCAATACCGTCCATGAGCAGCAAACCTAAGCCCACTGCGGACTTCACTGTTCCTGATCGACGACCGCCGGCTTCGGTTATACCCAAATGCAACGGCTGATCAATTTGACTTGCGATCTGACGATACGCCGCCACCGCCATAAAGACGTCGGACGCTTTCAAGCTTAATTTGTATTCTTGGAAATCCAGCCGGTCGAGGATATCAATATGGCGCATGGCGGACTCAACGAGCGCTGCAGGCGTCGGTTCGCCGTATTTTTTTTGCAGATCTTTTTCCAGCGAACCCGCGTTGACCCCGATGCGCATGGAAATGCCTTTGTCGCGCGCCTTGTCGACCACCGCCCGTACACGATCTTCTTTACCAATGTTGCCCGGATTGATACGCAAACAATCGACACCTAAATCCGCGACGCGCAACGCAATTTTATAGTCGAAATGGATGTCAGCGACCAAGGGTACTTGAACACGCTGACGGATTTTGCCAAAGGCTTCGGCGGCATCCATACTGGGCACCGACACCCGCACAATGTCCACCCCTGCCGCCTCCATCCGCTGAATCTGCGCCACGGTCGCATCCACATCACAGGTTTCAGTATTGGTCATACTTTGCACTGAAATGGGCGCATCACCGCCAACTGGCACATTGCCCACCATGATCTGGCGACTTTTTCGGCGGGTGATGGGAGAGAGCATCTGCTTGTTCATGCGTCAGTTATTTCTCAAGTAATTGCTATTCGGGAAGCGTTCTTTCAGCTGCTCCAATAAATCGGCATAGGCCTCTTGGCGCTGCATGGCTTCATTAACCCGCACCCCTAGGATCAACGACTCCTCAGTGTGCGTCACCAGATCACTGCTGACCAATCTCTGGAAGCCATCGAAGTACGCCATGGCCCGACGAGGATTGCCGTCATTGAGATGCAGATTGGCCATATGCCAATAAGGCATTGGCAACATCTTGTTCAGCGTAATAGCGCGATCAAAATAGGTTTTGGCATTAACCTTATCATCTAAGAACAAACTCACAATGGCGAGATCTTCAAACGCCACCGCACGGTCAAAGAAGTCGGTATCAGCCACAACCACCAGCAACTCCTTACGGGCCTCTTCTATGCGGTTTTGACGAAACAGGAACTGCGCGTAAAGATGTCTATTTTGCGTGTCACTGCTGAGGCGCATCGATCGCTTGAAATAGTCTTCGGCCAGCTCTGGCTCGCCCTCGCGTTGGTACACGAGTGCCAGGCCTAGGTGCGCTGAAGGCGATTGCGGGTGAAAACTCATCGCCTCGCGAAAAGCAATTCGAGCCTGAGCTGCGTTATCAAACTGCAAATGCCGAAACCCAATTTCAACATAACGCTCCGCCGATGTCTGTGCCTCGCTGTTCGCCCCACGGCTTGCACAGGCACTCAATGTCAGTGCAACCAGCAACAAGATCAGACCACGCGCAATGGAAAGCTTCATACTCGTTTACCCCGTTTTTTTGCCAAATCCGCCGCCGTGCTGCCAATCTCTACTGCCTTGATAAAGCGCTCACTGCGTCGTGTTAAATCTTCTACCTTGCCCACCAACTGGCCACATGCGGCGTCAATATCATCGCCGCGTGTTTTGCGCGTGGTTACGTTATAACCGGCTGCCATCAGCACATCGCGGAACCGGTGTACGCGATTATTGCTGGGCCGTTCATAACCTGAGTTAGGAAAGGGGTTGAAAGGAATCAGGTTGATCTTACACGGCGTATCCCTGAGCAAATCAGCCAATTCGTGGGCCAACTCAGGCGTATCGTTAACGCCGCTCATCAAAGTGTATTCTACCGTTAGTACTCGCTTATCACTGAGGCTCGACAAATACTGGTTGCACGCATTCAGCGTCTCAGCGATACCGTATTTCTTGTTCACCGGCACCAACTGATCGCGCAAGGGGTCGTTTGGCGCATGCAATGACAGCGCGAGACTGACATCGGTGTGCCCGGCTAACTGGCGAATGGCTGGTACAACACCCGAGGTACTGAGCGTGACACGACGTTTGGAAATACCGTAGGCATTGTCTTCCATCATCAGGTTCATGGCAGCGATGACGTTATCAAAGTTCAACAATGGCTCGCCCATGCCCATCATCACCACGTTAGTGATACGGCGCTCGCGCTTACCGGATAAGTCATCGAACGCTTTAGCAGCAACCCACACCTGACCAATGATTTCTGCGGCGGACAAATCGCGATTGAAGCCTTGCTTACCCGTCGAACAAAACGAGCAGTCGAGTGCGCAACCGATTTGCGACGATACACACAGGGTACCGCGGCGCTCTTCGGGAATATAAACTGTTTCGATGGATGAACCGCCCGGCAGACGCATCACCCATTTTCGCGTACCGTCTTTCGCCGTGGCGTCATAGACCACTTCCGGCACCGTCAACACTGAGGTCGCTTTAAGTTTCTCGCGCAGCGCTTTGGACAGGTCTGTCATCTGATCAATGTCAGTGACGCCACGCGCATGAATCCACTTGAGCACCTGCGCGGCTCGAAAGGGCTTTTCACCCATGGCCACAAAGTGCGCCTCTAGCTGCGCGCGCGTCATGCCCAGTAAATTGATCGTGTGCTGTTCCACCGCTCGCTCTTCCACTACAAAACCTTCAGTACAGACGCAAATTCTTTGTCATCCTAGTACATAAAAGGGGAGCAAGGCTCCCCTACAACACCGCATCACATCCACTGACCGATGCAGCCACCGCAACGCTCATTTATGCGCGGCTGAAAATTTCTTCAGCAGTGAAGAAAATAGCAATTTCACGCGCCGCAGATTCAGGCGCATCAGAACCGTGCACTGCATTGGCAGAAACTTCTTCCGCAAAATCAGCGCGGATAGTGCCCGGTGCTGCTTCTTTGGGGTTGGTTGCACCCATGATATCACGGTTTGCTGCAACGGCGTTTTCACCTTCCAGAACCTGAACCATCACTGGACCAGAGGTCATGAAGCTGACCAATTCACCAAAGAACGGACGTTCTTTGTGTTCCGCATAAAACTTACCAGCCAGTTCTTCTGACATGTGGATCATCTTAGCGGCAACAATCTTCAGGCCCGCTTTTTCGAACCGCGTGTAGATTTCGCCGATCACATTTTTACCAACTGCGTCGGGCTTAACAATCGAGAAAGTCTGCTCAATAGCCATGTTTACATCTTCCAGAAGGGTTAGAAATTTGGAGCGTGGATTATACAGGCAGCCGCCTCGTAACTCCATGCATTCGCGCTGCCTTTGCGGAAATTTTCAGCCTTCGCGCTGTGCACATTGCCGCCACAACTGCATTTTGGGGCATGGAAATTGCTGAATGTAATGAGAGCGTCAAGTTTCCGCCCGTTGCCGCACGAGTCTCCACAATGCAACGCAACTCACCACCCAACTTGACGACGGTCCAAAACGTGGCGAAGCACTCATTTTTGGACTACATACTTACTAGACCACCCAGATAAGGAATCGCCTCATGCGTGCTGTTGTCCTTTTACTCCTGACCCAGTTGATGTTCAGTAGCCTAGCTGTGGCACAGTCCCAAAGTCAGCTCCAGAGCCAACCGAACGTACTCTTAGCGACCCGTATAGATCGCGCTGCCGTGGCACAGCATGCCGCCTTCCGACAAGTCACCAGCGAGGCGATCAATGGATTGCAACAGTATCAAGTCAGCCCGATTCGCCCGAATTTGGACTGGAGCTCTGCGGCCGACCGCGAAGCCCTGCTCGCCTCTGGAGCATCTGCCGGCATGTCCGTCGTGGCGACCGCCGAACTGATATTTCCGCGCCGCCGAACTGCACAAGTCAATATAACGTTCTTTAATGCCCGAGGCGGCGACACCATAGCCAGTCGCTCACTGGATTTTCGCTACAACACCTATGATGGTTTGATTGCCCAAATAGAATATGAACTGGAGCGCGACCTAAAACGACAGTTTCGTCAGCTTGGCCAGGTGGTCAGCACCGACGGTGGCCGCGTTTTCTTTGATTTGGGTCACAGTGCGAATATTGAGCCAGGGCAGGTTTTTCGCGTTTATCAACGTGGCGCCGAAGTAACCACGTCAAGCGGCGAATCTTATGGCTACCTGGATGATCAGACGGGCGTCATTGTGGTAACGGAAGTCACGAACATCTATGCCATCGCGGAAGTCATGCTGGGACGCCGGAGTATTCGCTCAGGTCATTGGGTAGAGCGCATACCAGGCACTGCGGCAGACTATCGTGGTGAGGTGCTGTCAAAACTGGATAACCAGGTCGCAATTAACTTAGGGGCTCGCAGCGGCGTCAGCGAAGGCGCGGAATTCGCCGTTTACAAGGACCTGAAGCCGATCAATGACAACGATTCATTTCGTGTGGAGGTGGGGCGAATTCGTATCAACGAAGTCCGGGATTCTTATTCTCGCGGCACCATAGCACGCTCAAATCACTACGAATTGGCCAATGGTATTATTCAAGAAGGCGACGTTATTGAAGAAGTACGGCGCTCCGGCAGCGTACAACTGACCGTTGGACGCCTTTCAACTGGGATTATCAGTGACGCTCCGTCGTCGGTGTACAATGCGGGCATTCGTTTCGAAAGCCCCGGCAATATGGATATTTTCTATCGCCTATCAGGTGGCTATGGTGATAGCTACTACGCTGCCGTGGGCGCAATGGTCGCCATTAATCACTCGGAGAGCTTCTTCTACGGGATAGATGCGGTCTGGAACGAAAGTTGGGGCACCAACCTATTCATGTCAGTCAACGTACCAACGCCGTTCCAACGCTACGTGCAATTGTTCACAGAGGTGGGCTATCTCATCGGCACCGACGCTGATGCAAATGGACTGAATATCAATCTGGGGCTAAATTTGAGCCTCTAACACCAAGGAAGTGCTGGGTTGCTTACGCAGCCCAGTCACGCCGCCCTGAAAAGCGCCGCCGCAAGTACTCCATTTGATCGCCACGAATGTGGCGATTCGCCAAATACATGAACTCAAACAAATTCGGCTTAAAGGGCACCGCCAACAGAGGCATACCCGCCTGCTCGGGCGTAAGGCCCCCTTTGTGTTGGTTGCACCCGCGGCAAGCCGTAACCACGTTGGTCCAATGATCACGCCCGCCTTGCACACGCGGAACCACATGATCGCGCGTCAGCATAGCAGGCTGATGCACAGTCCCACAGTACAGACACATGTGATGGTCACGCCGAAACAAGACTGAGTTGGTAAGGTGAGGGACGGCCGCATCCGCCGGATGATCGCCACTGCAGGCGACGATTGGTGCAATATCGAGAAATGACTGCCGCCCAGAGCGCCCCGTCCCACCATGCATACGTATCAGGGTATCGCCCAAGCTCCACAACACTTGCTCACGGGCATACAGGGTTGCTGCGCACTCACGACTCAGCCAAGCAATAGGCAAACCACTCTTGGTAAGGCGCATGATACGATCCGGCATAGCCAGCTCCTCTTATCGCTTATACCTGGCTATTTTTATAGCATGCTTGTGTACAAATTGTGAACATTGACAGTATATATGGCTAGGACAGCCAGCATACCGCCCATCCATGGGCATAAAAAAAGGCCAGCCGGGCGGCTGGCCACAGGGGAACGAACAAAAGCCGCTTGCTTCGACGACCATTGTTCATACAACCGCTACAGCACCAGTTGTGGCGCTCGTAAAATGGCGACGCCGTCTATACGCCACTCGCCGCTCACCGAAATCAAGCTATACACAGCGCGCCAACCCCGCCCTTGACCATCAACCAAGGAGACCTCTTGGTACATCTGCTCACTGGACACCACAACAGGATCTACAAATGCAATATGGCGCGGTCGATACAAGGCTGGGTATTGAGACCTCACCATTCGAGCAAACCTTTCGGCGTTACCAAACTGTTGCTTGATACCGTCTGCCGCGTATGAGAATGCATGTTCTGCATTGTCATCAGAGAAAGCCTGTAATTGAGCACGAATAACTACTTGAGCGCTCTCGGGTGCCTGAGCGACAACCGTTACTGGCCATACAAGCGCAAGGACTAAACACCAGCCAAATGCCCGCATGCGACTACCCTCCTGTTGGAGTTGCCATATGCTTAAGTTTACGTGCTGTTTGGGAATCAGATCAGGTATTTTGGTTATTTTTTGTACGCAACGCGTCAAGACGGCTCGAGCCAGAAGGCGGCTCGAGCACGTTGCGTTATGACTCAGCAGGAATGGTTAACTCAGCGCGCCAGTAGCTGACTGGCCCTTTGTTGAACGCCTCACCGACGGGCTCGAAGCCAAAGCGCTGATAAAACGGCATTGCTGCCGCACGGGCATGACACCAAAGTGTCGTCGTATTCAGACGCGGCAATTCAGCGATAATGTGCTGCAGCATTTGTGTACCAAGGCCGAGATGCTGGTAGTCAGGTAGCGTGGCAAACTTACGCAGCCGAGCAATTCTCTCGCCGTCAGGAAACAGTGATGCAACGCAGACGAGACGATCATCAATGTAGCCACCAAAGTGACTGCCGACGGCATCGTCTTCCAACATACAATGACTGATTGGCTGGTCTGGCCAGAGAACAAATTGCCGAATCGGCCAAGTGTCTTCTGCTTGAATAGCGGTGATACGAAGATCCAACGTGCTGCACCTCAATGGCTGTTAAAATACCCGATTTAACGGGAGCATATTTTTACAGGGGGCGCGCAGTTTATACGGTTTTTTTCGCGCTGTCGCGTGTTTTAGTTGATGTGTGTTAGTTCACCAAAGTGCAGCGTCGCAGCTCGACTTCGGCTTCTTTACTGTCGAGCGCGTGGTCTAATATCAGCTCTAGCACGGCCTCCTGCTGGGCTGGGAATGAGACAATGGATAACGCCCCGTCCACGACGTTAATCAGCCGCCAGCCGTCGTCCATGCACATGACTGCTTTCAGCCGCACAGCATGGATGCTATGCACCCACGCCAACAAATCATGGGTGCGCCAAACAGTCTGCGCCGGCATACGCCAACCCACACTGAAATAACCGTCGGCATTGCGCTCCGCCCTTACCCATTGCTCCGCCGTGGGCGCTGCCGGTATTGAACGCCAATCAAGCACAGGAAGTTCGGCGGTGGCAGCCTGTGTCGCCACCGAGACCCTTGGGGACTCGTCTGCGTTCAAAAACCAATCGAGGTCTACTTGCCCTTGCTCAACGGTAAACAAGGCAACCTCCGGTCGTTGTGTCGCGAGCCATGCTTCCGCTGCGCGCTGCGTATGGCTATCCGCGAGGTCGGATTTGTTTAACACGAGCGCACCCGCCAACAGGATTTGCTCAACGTAGAGAGCATGATTTTGGTATCTCGACTGCACCACTTGCCGAGCATCAACTAAAGTTAATGGACTCTGCACGCGCAGTACGGTGCGGTAAGAATCATCCTGCAACAACGCCAAAATGGTTTTTGGGTGGCCTAACCCGCTGGGCTCAATCAACAGACGATCAGGGCGCTCTTGGCGTATCAGTTGATTGAGTGCTACCCGCGTAACCGGGCCAGATGCACAGCACATGCAACCACCGGCGACCTGTTTTACAACAATGCCCGTATCACCCAATACCTTGCCGTCGACGCCAACATCGCCAAATTCATTCACCAGAACCGCCCAGCGTTCATTTGCTGGCTTGTGGCCGAGTAAATGGCGAATAGCGGTTGTTTTACCGACACCCAAGAAGCCGAGCAGTAAGTTCACAATGACTAAAGGGTAGGGGGCAGACAAAGCGCTCAACTCCGGCGAAGAATACAAAAGGGTAAGCATTCTAAACCGTCGTCGTCTGGCGCACCAGAAACCTTATCTGCCCAAGGGTGGCA
It contains:
- the ispG gene encoding flavodoxin-dependent (E)-4-hydroxy-3-methylbut-2-enyl-diphosphate synthase, with the protein product MNKQMLSPITRRKSRQIMVGNVPVGGDAPISVQSMTNTETCDVDATVAQIQRMEAAGVDIVRVSVPSMDAAEAFGKIRQRVQVPLVADIHFDYKIALRVADLGVDCLRINPGNIGKEDRVRAVVDKARDKGISMRIGVNAGSLEKDLQKKYGEPTPAALVESAMRHIDILDRLDFQEYKLSLKASDVFMAVAAYRQIASQIDQPLHLGITEAGGRRSGTVKSAVGLGLLLMDGIGDTLRVSLAADPVEEVKVGFDILKSLRLRNKGINFIACPSCSRQNFDVISTMNALEERLEDVLTPLDVAVIGCVVNGPGEAKEADIGITGGSPNNLIYLNGEPHSKLKNEELVDVFERMIREQIAERDAANANLIAKTRS
- a CDS encoding CDC27 family protein; this encodes MKLSIARGLILLLVALTLSACASRGANSEAQTSAERYVEIGFRHLQFDNAAQARIAFREAMSFHPQSPSAHLGLALVYQREGEPELAEDYFKRSMRLSSDTQNRHLYAQFLFRQNRIEEARKELLVVVADTDFFDRAVAFEDLAIVSLFLDDKVNAKTYFDRAITLNKMLPMPYWHMANLHLNDGNPRRAMAYFDGFQRLVSSDLVTHTEESLILGVRVNEAMQRQEAYADLLEQLKERFPNSNYLRNN
- the rlmN gene encoding 23S rRNA (adenine(2503)-C(2))-methyltransferase RlmN, with the protein product MEQHTINLLGMTRAQLEAHFVAMGEKPFRAAQVLKWIHARGVTDIDQMTDLSKALREKLKATSVLTVPEVVYDATAKDGTRKWVMRLPGGSSIETVYIPEERRGTLCVSSQIGCALDCSFCSTGKQGFNRDLSAAEIIGQVWVAAKAFDDLSGKRERRITNVVMMGMGEPLLNFDNVIAAMNLMMEDNAYGISKRRVTLSTSGVVPAIRQLAGHTDVSLALSLHAPNDPLRDQLVPVNKKYGIAETLNACNQYLSSLSDKRVLTVEYTLMSGVNDTPELAHELADLLRDTPCKINLIPFNPFPNSGYERPSNNRVHRFRDVLMAAGYNVTTRKTRGDDIDAACGQLVGKVEDLTRRSERFIKAVEIGSTAADLAKKRGKRV
- the ndk gene encoding nucleoside-diphosphate kinase; the encoded protein is MAIEQTFSIVKPDAVGKNVIGEIYTRFEKAGLKIVAAKMIHMSEELAGKFYAEHKERPFFGELVSFMTSGPVMVQVLEGENAVAANRDIMGATNPKEAAPGTIRADFAEEVSANAVHGSDAPESAAREIAIFFTAEEIFSRA
- a CDS encoding HNH endonuclease, yielding MPDRIMRLTKSGLPIAWLSRECAATLYAREQVLWSLGDTLIRMHGGTGRSGRQSFLDIAPIVACSGDHPADAAVPHLTNSVLFRRDHHMCLYCGTVHQPAMLTRDHVVPRVQGGRDHWTNVVTACRGCNQHKGGLTPEQAGMPLLAVPFKPNLFEFMYLANRHIRGDQMEYLRRRFSGRRDWAA
- a CDS encoding DUF4864 domain-containing protein gives rise to the protein MRAFGWCLVLALVWPVTVVAQAPESAQVVIRAQLQAFSDDNAEHAFSYAADGIKQQFGNAERFARMVRSQYPALYRPRHIAFVDPVVVSSEQMYQEVSLVDGQGRGWRAVYSLISVSGEWRIDGVAILRAPQLVL
- a CDS encoding GNAT family N-acetyltransferase, which codes for MDLRITAIQAEDTWPIRQFVLWPDQPISHCMLEDDAVGSHFGGYIDDRLVCVASLFPDGERIARLRKFATLPDYQHLGLGTQMLQHIIAELPRLNTTTLWCHARAAAMPFYQRFGFEPVGEAFNKGPVSYWRAELTIPAES
- a CDS encoding GTP-binding protein, with product MSAPYPLVIVNLLLGFLGVGKTTAIRHLLGHKPANERWAVLVNEFGDVGVDGKVLGDTGIVVKQVAGGCMCCASGPVTRVALNQLIRQERPDRLLIEPSGLGHPKTILALLQDDSYRTVLRVQSPLTLVDARQVVQSRYQNHALYVEQILLAGALVLNKSDLADSHTQRAAEAWLATQRPEVALFTVEQGQVDLDWFLNADESPRVSVATQAATAELPVLDWRSIPAAPTAEQWVRAERNADGYFSVGWRMPAQTVWRTHDLLAWVHSIHAVRLKAVMCMDDGWRLINVVDGALSIVSFPAQQEAVLELILDHALDSKEAEVELRRCTLVN